In Streptomyces sp. NBC_00704, a genomic segment contains:
- a CDS encoding TrmH family RNA methyltransferase produces MADLITVDDPDDPRLRDYTGLTDVELRRKREPAEGLFIAEGEKVIRRAKDAGYEMRSMLLSAKWVDVMRDVIDELPAPVYAVGPELAERVTGYHVHRGALASMQRKPLPTATELLHSARRVVVMESVNDHTNIGAIFRSAAALGMDAVLLSPDCADPLYRRSVKVSMGAVFSVPYARLDSWPKSLDSVREAGFALLALTPDEKARSLDEAAPHRMDRVALMLGAEADGLSTQALVAADEWVRIPMSHGVDSLNVGAAAAVAFYAVATGRPQQ; encoded by the coding sequence GTGGCCGATCTCATCACCGTTGACGACCCCGACGACCCGCGCCTGCGCGACTACACCGGCCTGACCGACGTCGAGCTGCGCCGCAAGCGCGAGCCCGCCGAGGGCCTGTTCATCGCCGAGGGCGAGAAGGTCATCCGCCGGGCCAAGGACGCCGGGTACGAGATGCGTTCGATGCTGCTCTCCGCCAAGTGGGTCGACGTCATGCGCGACGTCATCGACGAGCTGCCCGCGCCGGTCTACGCCGTCGGCCCGGAGCTGGCCGAGCGGGTCACCGGCTACCACGTCCACCGCGGCGCGCTGGCCTCCATGCAGCGCAAGCCGCTGCCCACGGCCACCGAACTCCTGCACAGCGCCCGCCGGGTCGTCGTCATGGAGTCCGTCAACGACCACACCAACATCGGCGCGATCTTCCGGTCGGCGGCCGCCCTCGGCATGGACGCCGTGCTGCTCTCCCCGGACTGCGCGGACCCCCTGTACCGCCGCAGCGTGAAGGTGTCGATGGGCGCCGTCTTCTCCGTGCCGTACGCCCGCCTCGACAGCTGGCCCAAGAGCCTGGACTCGGTCCGGGAGGCCGGCTTCGCCCTTCTCGCCCTCACCCCGGACGAGAAGGCCCGCAGTCTCGACGAGGCGGCGCCGCACCGGATGGACAGGGTGGCGCTCATGCTCGGCGCGGAGGCCGACGGCCTCTCCACCCAGGCGCTCGTCGCCGCCGACGAATGGGTCCGCATCCCCATGTCCCACGGCGTCGACTCGCTCAACGTGGGCGCGGCGGCCGCGGTCGCCTTCTACGCCGTGGCGACGGGCCGCCCGCAGCAGTAG
- the cobA gene encoding uroporphyrinogen-III C-methyltransferase, with protein MAEHPAYPVGLRLAGRRVVVLGGGQVAQRRLPALIGAGADVHLVSPEATPSVEAMADAGELRWSRRPYAEGDLADAWYALIATSDPAANRQASAEAEACRVWCVRSDDADAATAWTPATGHSEGVTVAVLTTTARGRDPRHTAAVRDAVVEGLRDGTLVAPHHRTRTPGVALVGGGPGDPDLITVRGRRLLAEADVVIADRLGPRDLLAELPPHVEVIDAAKIPYGRYMAQEAINNALIEHARQGKSVVRLKGGDPYVFGRGMEELQALAEAGIACTVVPGISSSISVPGAAGIPVTHRGVAHEFTVVSGHVAPDDERSLVDWASLAKLTGTLVVLMGVDKIGKIAETLVAHGKPPGTPVALVQEGTTAAQRRVDATLATVAEAVRTEEVRPPAVIVIGAVVAVGPPTSE; from the coding sequence ATGGCCGAACACCCCGCCTACCCCGTGGGCCTCCGTCTCGCCGGCCGCAGGGTCGTCGTCCTCGGCGGCGGCCAGGTCGCCCAGCGCCGCCTGCCCGCCCTGATCGGGGCGGGCGCCGACGTGCACCTGGTCTCCCCGGAGGCCACTCCGTCCGTCGAGGCGATGGCGGACGCGGGCGAGCTGCGCTGGTCCAGGCGCCCCTACGCCGAGGGAGACCTCGCCGACGCCTGGTACGCCCTGATCGCCACCAGCGACCCGGCCGCCAACCGGCAGGCCTCGGCCGAGGCGGAGGCCTGCCGCGTGTGGTGCGTGCGCTCCGACGACGCCGACGCCGCGACCGCCTGGACCCCGGCCACCGGCCACAGCGAGGGCGTCACGGTCGCCGTCCTCACCACGACGGCCCGCGGGCGCGACCCGCGCCACACGGCCGCCGTGCGCGACGCCGTCGTCGAGGGCCTACGCGACGGCACCCTGGTCGCCCCCCACCACCGCACCCGGACCCCGGGCGTCGCCCTCGTCGGCGGCGGCCCCGGCGACCCGGACCTGATCACGGTCCGCGGCCGCCGGCTGCTCGCCGAGGCGGACGTCGTCATCGCCGACCGGCTCGGCCCGCGCGACCTCCTCGCCGAACTCCCGCCGCACGTCGAGGTGATCGACGCGGCCAAGATCCCCTACGGCCGGTACATGGCCCAGGAGGCCATCAACAACGCGCTCATCGAGCACGCCAGGCAGGGCAAGTCGGTGGTCCGGCTCAAGGGCGGCGACCCGTACGTCTTCGGCCGGGGCATGGAGGAGCTCCAGGCGCTCGCCGAGGCGGGCATCGCCTGCACGGTCGTCCCGGGCATCTCCAGCTCGATCTCGGTGCCCGGCGCGGCCGGCATCCCGGTCACCCACCGCGGGGTCGCCCATGAGTTCACCGTGGTCAGCGGGCACGTGGCCCCGGACGACGAGCGCTCCCTGGTCGACTGGGCGTCCCTCGCGAAGCTCACCGGCACCCTGGTGGTCCTGATGGGCGTCGACAAGATCGGGAAGATCGCCGAGACGCTCGTCGCGCACGGCAAGCCGCCCGGCACCCCGGTCGCCCTCGTCCAGGAGGGCACGACGGCCGCCCAGCGGCGCGTGGACGCGACCCTTGCGACGGTCGCCGAGGCGGTCCGCACCGAGGAGGTCAGGCCCCCGGCGGTGATCGTCATCGGCGCGGTCGTCGCCGTCGGCCCCCCGACCTCGGAGTAA
- the cobT gene encoding nicotinate-nucleotide--dimethylbenzimidazole phosphoribosyltransferase, with the protein MTDTGQVPGEGLPESAGMVEQPGVPAHGAYTYLSETPAEDEDLLLLPGAQSAWGNEVAPPAPEPVVEAVHEPGPHETAGRDSGSVDLTGVRLPGPSAPQATPRRPLHLGPPIPDASASPVRSLADRGPAGAPVRQSGVAVSGPEYLDVPHLRDMPPQGASPWGAAQTAAQTTVQDVAQAPAVSAVSGGTAGETAVPAAVARTRQAEPAGAAQAVVARVATEAIAATAPPEADEPGTAPEPRVARGYGIVDTGELLGAAMMAEAQQQPADEPSAADAPVTAVEQPAETTGTPETAPDAEAAPAEQPPAAPEPVAPEAAAQPEPSAEPAGQAAAEAVETAETAEPAPAQTAVADPAEAATAAESAVAGPAVADAGEAAASPADADAPEEAHAPQEPEAAEQPQPQEPVTATDDSSAQEPQVPHEPQASEAPQAPETDAPAAAAVPAPGSVTGAPSEPAPPVAPAPEPVLAPEAAPAVEEPQAVTPEAPEPEASAEETPAAQVFEAPASGTAPEPALAAPTATVVEPDAAAQAEPVAAPAEPVAEQSAGQTAEEPAPPSEAPEASAEAAVAAQPVHAADTASPTPDADPETPAAAVPDASSAPEPATPVVQPPAETMEAAETTETTETTETAEAAETAEAAETEETAETEETAEAAGAVETLSASEPAGPSDEAAPAPSAPEPAVPSAPEPAVPSAPEPAVPSAPEPAVPSAPEPAVPAAHEPAVPLAAEAPPVEPAAAVAPQPAEETDAELRHAAAPVPQQEQPESVHPVPDLPSAPTVPAGASEPPAEHLAPAPPNVVAAPESQQPGPEPTTAGPEAGAEAVAQTAAVLSAVPAAPVPAPRGAEPVVTEAPAAFDAEHETQTDADADPDVVQSPEDLRTRAADQEESPAVPVEEARESAGPAAPAYDDAERAAVLKVMRERRDIRNGFRSDPIPHEVLLRVLEAAHTAPSVGHSQPWDFVVIRSADTRRAMHELATRQRDAYAKSLPKGRAKQFKELKIEAILDTPVNIVVTADPTRGGRHTLGRHTQPQMAPYSSALAVENLWLAARAEGLGVGWVSFFDEREMVRALGLPEHLEVVAYLCVGYVDEFPDEPELMQAGWAKRRPLSWVVHEETYGRRALPGEDPHDLLAETVASVRPLDAKALGEAWERQKRMTKPAGALGMLEIISAQLSGLSRQCPPPIPEPAAVAIFAGDHGVHAQGVTPWPQEVTAQMVANFLGGGAVCNAFAAQVGAEVCVVDVGVAADLPGTPGLLPRKIRAGTSDMTTGPAMTREEARQAIEVGIETARDLVAAGNKALLTGEMGIANTTASAALISVFTGADPAEVTGRGTGINDETLARKTEVVRRALDFHQPDPADPIGVLAAIGGFEHAAMVGLLLGGASLRTPVILDGVSAGAAALVARAIAPEVLAACIAGHRSAEPGHVAALNKLGLRPLVDLDLRLGEGTGALLALPLVQSTARAMHEVATFDSAGVTEK; encoded by the coding sequence ATGACCGACACCGGCCAGGTCCCGGGCGAGGGGCTGCCGGAGAGCGCAGGCATGGTGGAGCAGCCGGGCGTCCCCGCGCACGGTGCGTACACCTACCTCTCCGAGACCCCCGCCGAGGACGAAGACCTGTTGCTGCTGCCGGGTGCCCAGAGCGCGTGGGGCAACGAGGTCGCGCCGCCCGCGCCGGAACCGGTGGTCGAGGCGGTCCACGAGCCGGGGCCGCACGAGACGGCCGGCCGCGACAGCGGTTCGGTCGACCTCACCGGCGTCCGCCTGCCCGGCCCGTCGGCCCCGCAGGCCACCCCGCGCCGCCCCCTCCACCTCGGCCCCCCGATCCCCGACGCCTCCGCCAGCCCGGTCCGCTCGCTCGCCGACCGCGGCCCCGCGGGCGCGCCGGTGCGGCAGTCCGGCGTGGCGGTCTCCGGCCCCGAGTACCTCGACGTGCCGCACCTGCGGGACATGCCCCCGCAGGGCGCGTCCCCCTGGGGCGCCGCCCAGACCGCGGCGCAGACCACGGTCCAGGACGTCGCCCAGGCCCCGGCCGTTTCCGCCGTTTCCGGGGGGACCGCCGGGGAGACGGCCGTCCCCGCCGCGGTCGCCCGGACCCGGCAGGCCGAGCCCGCGGGCGCGGCCCAGGCCGTGGTCGCCCGCGTGGCGACCGAGGCGATCGCCGCGACCGCCCCGCCGGAGGCCGACGAGCCCGGGACCGCGCCGGAACCCCGCGTCGCCCGGGGGTACGGGATCGTCGACACCGGCGAACTGCTCGGCGCCGCGATGATGGCGGAGGCCCAGCAGCAGCCCGCCGACGAGCCGTCCGCCGCGGACGCTCCGGTGACCGCCGTCGAGCAGCCGGCCGAGACGACGGGCACGCCGGAGACGGCGCCGGACGCCGAGGCCGCGCCCGCGGAACAGCCCCCCGCCGCCCCGGAACCGGTTGCCCCGGAAGCAGCAGCCCAGCCCGAGCCGTCCGCCGAGCCCGCTGGGCAGGCCGCCGCCGAGGCCGTGGAGACCGCGGAGACCGCCGAGCCCGCCCCGGCGCAGACCGCCGTCGCCGACCCGGCCGAGGCGGCAACCGCGGCCGAGAGCGCCGTCGCAGGTCCGGCCGTCGCGGACGCCGGTGAGGCGGCGGCGAGCCCCGCCGACGCCGACGCGCCCGAAGAGGCGCACGCGCCGCAGGAGCCGGAAGCAGCCGAGCAGCCGCAGCCGCAGGAGCCCGTCACGGCGACCGACGACTCCTCGGCGCAGGAACCGCAGGTTCCGCACGAGCCGCAGGCCTCCGAGGCGCCTCAGGCGCCCGAGACCGACGCGCCCGCGGCCGCTGCCGTACCCGCGCCCGGCAGCGTGACCGGCGCTCCCTCGGAACCGGCGCCCCCCGTGGCGCCCGCCCCCGAGCCCGTTCTCGCCCCCGAGGCCGCCCCGGCCGTGGAGGAGCCTCAGGCCGTGACCCCCGAAGCGCCGGAGCCGGAGGCGTCCGCGGAGGAGACGCCCGCCGCCCAGGTCTTCGAGGCCCCCGCGTCCGGCACCGCCCCGGAGCCCGCGCTCGCCGCCCCCACGGCGACCGTCGTCGAGCCGGACGCCGCGGCGCAGGCGGAGCCCGTCGCGGCACCCGCCGAACCGGTTGCCGAGCAGAGCGCCGGGCAGACCGCCGAGGAACCGGCGCCGCCGTCGGAGGCGCCGGAAGCGTCCGCCGAGGCCGCGGTCGCCGCCCAGCCCGTCCACGCGGCGGACACCGCGTCGCCCACCCCGGACGCCGACCCCGAGACTCCGGCCGCCGCCGTCCCGGACGCGTCCTCCGCGCCGGAGCCCGCGACCCCAGTCGTCCAGCCCCCGGCGGAGACGATGGAGGCTGCCGAGACGACCGAGACGACCGAGACGACCGAGACGGCAGAGGCTGCCGAGACGGCAGAGGCTGCCGAGACGGAAGAGACCGCCGAGACGGAAGAGACCGCCGAGGCTGCCGGGGCGGTTGAGACGCTGTCGGCGTCCGAGCCCGCCGGACCCTCCGACGAAGCGGCTCCCGCGCCCTCCGCCCCCGAGCCCGCCGTCCCCTCCGCCCCCGAGCCCGCCGTCCCCTCCGCCCCCGAGCCCGCCGTCCCCTCCGCCCCCGAGCCCGCCGTCCCCTCCGCCCCCGAGCCCGCCGTCCCCGCCGCTCACGAGCCCGCCGTTCCCCTCGCGGCCGAAGCGCCGCCCGTCGAGCCCGCCGCGGCCGTTGCCCCGCAGCCCGCCGAGGAGACCGACGCCGAACTCCGGCACGCGGCCGCCCCCGTGCCGCAGCAGGAGCAGCCCGAGTCGGTCCACCCCGTGCCGGACCTGCCGTCGGCCCCGACCGTGCCCGCCGGAGCCTCGGAGCCCCCCGCGGAGCACCTCGCGCCGGCCCCGCCGAACGTCGTCGCGGCCCCCGAGTCGCAGCAGCCGGGGCCCGAGCCGACGACGGCCGGACCGGAAGCCGGGGCCGAGGCGGTCGCGCAGACGGCCGCCGTCCTCTCCGCCGTCCCCGCCGCTCCGGTCCCCGCCCCGCGCGGTGCCGAGCCCGTCGTGACCGAGGCCCCGGCGGCCTTCGACGCGGAGCACGAGACCCAGACCGACGCCGACGCCGACCCCGACGTCGTACAGAGCCCGGAGGACCTGCGGACCAGGGCCGCCGACCAGGAAGAGAGCCCGGCCGTCCCCGTGGAAGAAGCGCGAGAGTCCGCCGGCCCGGCAGCCCCCGCCTACGACGACGCCGAGCGCGCGGCCGTCCTGAAGGTGATGCGCGAACGCCGGGACATCCGCAACGGCTTCCGCAGCGACCCGATCCCGCACGAGGTGCTGCTGCGCGTCCTGGAGGCCGCGCACACCGCGCCCTCCGTGGGGCACTCGCAGCCCTGGGACTTCGTCGTCATCCGTTCGGCCGACACCCGTCGGGCGATGCACGAGCTGGCGACCCGCCAGCGGGACGCGTACGCGAAGTCCCTGCCCAAGGGGCGGGCCAAGCAGTTCAAGGAACTGAAGATCGAGGCCATCCTCGACACGCCGGTGAACATCGTGGTCACCGCCGACCCCACGCGTGGCGGCCGGCACACCCTCGGCCGGCACACCCAGCCGCAGATGGCGCCGTACTCCTCCGCCCTCGCCGTGGAGAACCTCTGGCTCGCCGCGCGCGCCGAGGGCCTCGGCGTCGGCTGGGTCAGCTTCTTCGACGAGCGCGAGATGGTCCGCGCGCTGGGTCTGCCCGAGCACCTCGAAGTGGTCGCCTACCTGTGCGTCGGCTACGTCGACGAGTTCCCGGACGAGCCCGAGCTGATGCAGGCGGGCTGGGCCAAGCGCCGCCCGCTGTCCTGGGTCGTCCACGAGGAGACGTACGGCCGTCGCGCACTGCCCGGCGAGGACCCGCACGACCTGCTCGCCGAGACCGTCGCCAGCGTCCGCCCGCTCGACGCCAAGGCGCTCGGCGAGGCCTGGGAGCGGCAGAAGCGGATGACGAAGCCGGCCGGCGCGCTCGGCATGCTGGAGATCATCTCCGCCCAGCTGTCCGGGCTGTCCCGGCAGTGCCCGCCGCCCATCCCGGAGCCCGCGGCCGTCGCGATCTTCGCCGGCGACCACGGCGTGCACGCCCAGGGCGTCACCCCGTGGCCGCAGGAGGTGACGGCCCAGATGGTCGCCAACTTCCTCGGCGGGGGAGCGGTCTGCAACGCCTTCGCGGCCCAGGTCGGCGCGGAGGTCTGCGTGGTGGACGTCGGCGTGGCCGCCGACCTGCCCGGCACCCCCGGTCTGCTGCCGCGCAAGATCCGCGCGGGCACGTCCGACATGACCACCGGCCCCGCGATGACCCGCGAGGAGGCCCGGCAGGCCATCGAGGTCGGCATCGAGACGGCCCGCGATCTGGTGGCGGCCGGCAACAAGGCGCTGCTCACCGGTGAGATGGGCATCGCGAACACCACGGCGTCCGCCGCCCTCATCTCGGTCTTCACCGGCGCCGACCCGGCCGAGGTCACCGGCCGCGGCACCGGGATCAACGACGAGACCCTCGCCCGCAAGACCGAGGTCGTCCGCCGCGCGCTGGACTTCCACCAGCCCGACCCGGCCGATCCGATCGGCGTCCTCGCCGCGATCGGCGGCTTCGAGCACGCGGCCATGGTCGGTCTGCTGCTCGGCGGCGCCTCCCTGCGCACGCCCGTGATCCTGGACGGCGTCAGCGCCGGCGCGGCCGCCCTGGTCGCCCGGGCGATCGCCCCCGAGGTGCTCGCGGCGTGCATCGCGGGCCACCGCAGCGCCGAGCCCGGCCATGTGGCGGCCCTCAACAAGCTGGGCCTGCGCCCGCTGGTCGACCTGGACCTGCGCCTGGGCGAGGGCACGGGCGCGCTGCTGGCCCTGCCGCTGGTGCAGAGCACGGCCCGCGCCATGCACGAGGTCGCGACGTTCGACTCGGCGGGCGTGACCGAGAAGTAG
- the cbiE gene encoding precorrin-6y C5,15-methyltransferase (decarboxylating) subunit CbiE has translation MADRVTVIGWDGSPLTAAARSALGAATLVAGAAHHLTLPEVPPTAERVRLGSVALAARRIAGHRGTAVVVADGDPGFFGVVRALRAPEFGLEVEVVPAVSAVAAAFARAGMPWDDAQVVVAHRRTLRRAVNVCRAHTKVAVLTSPGAGPAELGLLLEGVHRTFVVCEELGTDREQVSVVTSDKAADHMWRDPNVVIVIGGPTGPVVAGESGWIAGRDPGAGPRGWTLPGEAYGGVLGEGETPLLRAAQLARLGPRVGDLVWDVGCGSGAFATEAARAGAAVIAVDRDLEACARTDAAARRHGVQLQIVHGGAPHVLENLPEPDVVRVGGGGAPVVSAVVDRRPQRIVTHAATRDAAERVGRDLSEHGYGVECALVQSVELDTRAWTETERSVAFLLTGVLADRRP, from the coding sequence ATGGCCGACCGCGTCACGGTGATCGGCTGGGACGGCTCGCCGCTGACCGCCGCGGCCCGCTCCGCTCTCGGCGCGGCCACCCTGGTGGCCGGCGCCGCCCACCATCTGACGCTGCCCGAGGTGCCGCCCACCGCGGAACGCGTCCGGCTCGGCAGCGTCGCCCTCGCCGCCCGCCGCATCGCCGGCCACCGCGGCACCGCGGTCGTCGTCGCCGACGGCGACCCGGGCTTCTTCGGCGTCGTACGCGCCCTGCGCGCCCCCGAGTTCGGCCTGGAGGTCGAGGTCGTCCCCGCCGTCTCCGCCGTGGCCGCGGCCTTCGCGAGGGCCGGCATGCCCTGGGACGACGCCCAGGTGGTCGTCGCCCACCGGCGCACCCTGCGCCGCGCGGTCAACGTGTGCCGGGCCCACACCAAGGTCGCCGTCCTCACCTCCCCGGGCGCCGGGCCCGCCGAGCTGGGCCTGCTGCTGGAGGGCGTGCACCGCACCTTCGTGGTGTGCGAGGAACTCGGCACCGACCGCGAACAGGTCAGCGTCGTCACCTCCGACAAGGCGGCCGACCACATGTGGCGCGACCCCAACGTCGTCATCGTCATCGGCGGCCCCACCGGCCCGGTCGTCGCCGGGGAGAGCGGCTGGATCGCGGGCCGCGACCCCGGCGCCGGCCCGCGCGGCTGGACACTGCCCGGCGAGGCGTACGGCGGGGTGCTCGGCGAAGGGGAGACGCCGCTGCTGCGCGCCGCCCAACTCGCCCGGCTGGGCCCGCGCGTGGGCGACCTCGTCTGGGACGTCGGCTGCGGCAGCGGAGCGTTCGCGACCGAGGCCGCCCGGGCGGGCGCCGCCGTCATCGCGGTCGACCGGGACCTGGAGGCCTGCGCCCGCACCGACGCGGCCGCACGCCGCCACGGGGTCCAGCTCCAGATCGTCCACGGCGGAGCCCCGCACGTCCTGGAGAACCTGCCCGAACCGGACGTCGTCCGGGTCGGCGGCGGGGGAGCGCCGGTGGTCTCCGCGGTCGTCGACCGCCGTCCGCAGCGCATCGTCACCCACGCGGCGACCCGCGACGCGGCCGAACGCGTGGGCCGCGACCTCTCCGAGCACGGGTACGGCGTCGAGTGCGCCCTCGTCCAGTCCGTCGAACTCGACACGCGGGCCTGGACGGAGACGGAGCGGAGCGTCGCGTTCCTGCTCACCGGGGTTCTCGCCGACCGCCGGCCGTGA
- a CDS encoding GNAT family N-acetyltransferase has translation MTSTFPTISISTERLGLRPLDEDDVPALADMMNDEQVAAWTSVPQPFDEAAARRWITEYAPAEHAAGRGLDLAVTEFLTQRLVGVVQLAKTNWHVRSTELSYIVAPWARGEGYASEAAMATARWLLTDQKFERIELRTAADNTASQQVAQKIGCISEGVLRGACIARVRGEDGGWSEVRTDYIVWSLLPEDLDTGGEHFAESGGFTSYTDWN, from the coding sequence ATGACGAGCACCTTCCCCACCATCTCCATCAGCACGGAGCGGTTGGGCCTGCGTCCGCTCGACGAGGACGACGTGCCCGCCCTGGCCGACATGATGAACGACGAGCAGGTCGCGGCCTGGACCTCCGTCCCGCAGCCCTTCGACGAGGCGGCCGCCCGCCGCTGGATCACCGAGTACGCCCCCGCCGAACACGCCGCGGGCCGCGGCCTCGACCTCGCCGTCACCGAGTTCCTCACCCAGCGCCTCGTCGGCGTCGTCCAGCTCGCCAAGACCAACTGGCACGTCCGCTCCACCGAGCTGTCGTACATCGTCGCCCCCTGGGCGCGCGGCGAGGGCTACGCCTCCGAAGCGGCCATGGCCACCGCCCGATGGCTGCTGACCGACCAGAAGTTCGAACGCATCGAGCTGCGCACGGCCGCCGACAACACCGCCTCCCAGCAGGTCGCCCAGAAGATCGGGTGCATCAGCGAGGGCGTGCTGCGCGGCGCCTGCATAGCGCGCGTGCGCGGCGAGGACGGCGGGTGGAGCGAGGTCCGCACCGACTACATCGTGTGGAGCCTCCTCCCCGAGGACCTCGACACCGGCGGCGAGCACTTCGCGGAGAGCGGCGGTTTCACCTCGTACACCGACTGGAACTGA
- a CDS encoding MetQ/NlpA family ABC transporter substrate-binding protein codes for MRNTAKITTAVLAAGALTLGLSACGSDKDSGSADANATLTVAATPTPQGEILTYVKDHLAAKAGLKLEVKEFTDYVTPNTAVQQGEVDANYFQHQPYLDDFNKKNGTDIVAVPGAAVHLEPLGLYAKSAKKLTDLKAGATVALPNDTTNEARALKLLEAGGLLRLKSGAGYDATPKDVASNPRNLKFKELEAAQLPRSLGDVDAAVINGNYALEAKLSPAKDALAAESAKDNPYANFLAVKKGDETDPRVVKLAKLLTSPEVRKFIADTYDGAVVAAF; via the coding sequence GTGCGTAACACCGCCAAGATCACCACCGCCGTCCTCGCCGCCGGAGCCCTCACCCTCGGACTCAGCGCCTGCGGCTCGGACAAGGACTCCGGCAGCGCCGACGCGAACGCCACGCTCACCGTCGCCGCCACCCCCACCCCGCAGGGCGAGATCCTCACCTACGTCAAGGACCACCTCGCGGCGAAGGCCGGCCTCAAGCTGGAGGTCAAGGAGTTCACGGACTACGTGACGCCCAACACCGCCGTCCAGCAGGGCGAGGTCGACGCCAACTACTTCCAGCACCAGCCGTACCTCGACGACTTCAACAAGAAGAACGGCACCGACATCGTCGCCGTGCCCGGCGCCGCGGTGCACCTGGAGCCGCTCGGCCTGTACGCGAAGAGCGCCAAGAAGCTCACGGACCTCAAGGCGGGCGCCACCGTCGCCCTGCCGAACGACACCACCAACGAGGCCCGCGCGCTCAAGCTGCTGGAGGCGGGCGGCCTGCTCCGGCTCAAGTCCGGCGCCGGCTACGACGCGACCCCCAAGGACGTCGCGTCCAACCCCCGGAACCTGAAGTTCAAGGAGCTGGAGGCCGCCCAGCTGCCCCGCTCCCTCGGCGACGTCGACGCGGCCGTCATCAACGGCAACTACGCGCTGGAGGCCAAGCTCAGCCCGGCCAAGGACGCCCTGGCCGCGGAGTCCGCCAAGGACAACCCCTACGCCAACTTCCTCGCCGTGAAGAAGGGCGACGAGACCGACCCGCGCGTGGTGAAGCTCGCCAAGCTGCTCACCTCGCCCGAGGTCAGGAAGTTCATCGCCGACACGTACGACGGCGCCGTCGTCGCCGCCTTCTGA
- a CDS encoding methionine ABC transporter permease, with protein MVGWSTLVAVVGGLPLGVLLVLTDRGGLLQNTVANKVIGQVVNIARSMPFIILMVALMNFTRTVTGTTIGREAAIVPLAIGAIPFFARLVETAVREVDGGLVEAVQAMGGNTWTIVRKVLVPESLPSLIAGTTTTIVALIGYSAMAGTVGAGGLGDIAIRYGYQRFETELMWITVAILAVVIALIQFAGDYAARSLHRRGGRSGPAPKLRLLRAKEPAAPDVGKAV; from the coding sequence ATGGTCGGCTGGTCCACCCTCGTCGCGGTCGTCGGCGGTCTGCCGCTCGGCGTCCTGCTGGTGCTGACCGACCGCGGCGGCCTGTTGCAGAACACCGTCGCCAACAAGGTGATCGGGCAGGTCGTGAACATCGCCCGCTCGATGCCCTTCATCATCCTCATGGTCGCGCTGATGAACTTCACGCGCACGGTCACCGGGACGACCATCGGCCGCGAGGCCGCGATCGTGCCGCTCGCCATCGGCGCCATCCCGTTCTTCGCGCGCCTGGTCGAGACGGCCGTCCGGGAAGTGGACGGCGGACTCGTCGAGGCCGTGCAGGCGATGGGCGGCAACACCTGGACCATCGTGCGCAAGGTGCTCGTCCCCGAGTCCCTGCCCTCCCTCATCGCCGGCACGACCACCACGATCGTCGCCCTCATCGGCTACTCCGCGATGGCCGGCACGGTCGGCGCCGGCGGCCTCGGCGACATCGCCATCCGCTACGGCTACCAGCGCTTCGAGACCGAGCTGATGTGGATCACGGTGGCCATCCTGGCCGTCGTCATCGCGCTCATCCAGTTCGCCGGGGACTACGCGGCCCGCTCCCTGCACCGCCGCGGCGGCCGCTCCGGCCCCGCGCCGAAGCTGCGCCTGCTCCGGGCGAAGGAGCCCGCGGCCCCCGACGTCGGCAAGGCCGTCTGA